The Leucobacter rhizosphaerae genome includes a region encoding these proteins:
- the dnaN gene encoding DNA polymerase III subunit beta: MRFTVNRDVFSESVSFAVKLLPQRPTQPLLSGALIEAEGDQLTISSFDYEVSARTTVTAEVSDPGRALVSGRLVSEIAQRLPNADVEVTLLESRVEVRCGSATFSLPAMPVEEYPQVPKVDTVSGSVPADVFADAIAQVSLAASKDDVTPVITGVQFEITENSLTLTATDRYRVATRGIDWENQGGQNDLSALVPSKIVTEVGKTFAHDGQVKVAIVKDGERELIAFTGGSKTVTSLLIKGNYPPVGRLFPTTVDNYAVINTAELVEAVGRVGLVLEREAALRFSFVEGTVTLEAAGTEAAQAVETVDAHLVGEEMVVSLKPQFLLDGLRSTHSEFARIAFTRTDNPGKPGPVLITSQRSKEDADEESFRYLLQPNLLLR; encoded by the coding sequence ATGCGATTCACCGTCAATCGTGACGTGTTTAGCGAGTCGGTTTCATTTGCGGTGAAGCTGCTTCCTCAGCGCCCGACGCAGCCGTTGTTGAGCGGAGCTCTGATCGAGGCCGAGGGTGACCAGCTGACGATTTCCTCGTTCGACTACGAGGTCTCGGCGCGAACCACCGTGACCGCAGAGGTCTCGGATCCTGGTCGCGCGCTCGTGTCAGGCCGGCTCGTCAGCGAGATCGCGCAGCGACTCCCCAACGCCGACGTTGAGGTGACCCTGCTCGAGAGCCGTGTCGAGGTCCGATGCGGATCCGCCACCTTCAGCCTGCCGGCGATGCCGGTGGAGGAGTATCCGCAGGTCCCGAAGGTCGATACCGTGTCGGGATCGGTGCCGGCCGACGTGTTCGCGGACGCGATCGCGCAGGTGTCGCTGGCGGCATCCAAGGATGACGTCACGCCCGTGATCACCGGCGTGCAGTTCGAGATCACCGAGAACTCGCTCACGCTCACCGCGACGGACCGGTATCGTGTCGCAACGCGCGGCATCGACTGGGAGAACCAGGGCGGCCAGAACGACCTGTCGGCCCTGGTCCCGTCGAAGATCGTCACCGAGGTGGGTAAGACGTTCGCCCATGACGGGCAGGTGAAGGTCGCGATCGTCAAGGATGGCGAGCGCGAACTCATCGCATTCACCGGGGGATCGAAGACGGTGACCTCGCTGCTGATCAAGGGCAACTATCCGCCGGTCGGTCGATTGTTCCCGACTACGGTGGACAACTACGCGGTCATCAACACGGCCGAGTTGGTCGAGGCCGTGGGCCGTGTGGGTCTGGTACTCGAGCGTGAGGCCGCACTCCGTTTCTCCTTCGTTGAGGGCACCGTGACGCTGGAGGCAGCGGGCACGGAAGCCGCCCAGGCCGTGGAGACCGTCGACGCGCACCTCGTCGGGGAAGAGATGGTGGTCTCATTGAAGCCGCAGTTCCTGCTCGACGGTCTCCGCTCCACTCACTCTGAGTTCGCACGGATTGCCTTCACTCGCACCGACAATCCCGGAAAGCCGGGCCCGGTGCTGATCACCAGCCAGCGCAGCAAGGAAGACGCCGACGAGGAGAGCTTCCGGTACCTGCTGCAGCCGAACCTCCTGCTGCGCTAG
- the recF gene encoding DNA replication/repair protein RecF (All proteins in this family for which functions are known are DNA-binding proteins that assist the filamentation of RecA onto DNA for the initiation of recombination or recombinational repair.), whose amino-acid sequence MRVSHLSLADFRNYQTAELSLRPGPNLLLGRNGQGKTNLVEAIGYFATLRSHRTSGDAPLIRAGSEAAIMRMKVEAAERDVLLEMQLNRDGPNRAQVNRNVVRSREVTRWFAAVAFVPEDLTIVRGEPSGRRRFLDDALVARHPVAAGALADYERVVRQRTSLLKSVRGSGARGGAPSTLDIWDDQLIEFGTQIMLARRELVRDLAGPLCTGYAALVDQDHAPSVSLNESVSGALDGNVSRETTDPRALADVSRETLAAEFRDALERVRGRELDRGVTLVGPHRDDLVLSLNGLPVKGYASHGESWSFALSLKMALALILREESPAGDPVIILDDVFAELDARRRRSLMTAVQGFEQVIVTAAVEGDVPDDVPWHRVRIEAGAIVEEPE is encoded by the coding sequence ATGCGGGTTTCGCATCTGTCCCTCGCCGACTTCCGGAATTATCAGACGGCGGAACTGTCGCTGCGCCCAGGCCCGAATTTGCTGCTCGGTCGCAACGGGCAGGGGAAAACGAATCTGGTCGAGGCGATCGGATATTTCGCAACGTTGCGTTCCCACCGCACGAGCGGCGATGCCCCCCTGATCCGCGCAGGCTCGGAGGCCGCGATCATGCGGATGAAGGTGGAAGCCGCTGAGCGTGACGTGCTGCTGGAGATGCAGTTGAATCGCGATGGACCGAACCGGGCGCAGGTCAACCGCAATGTCGTGCGCTCTCGGGAGGTGACCAGATGGTTCGCCGCGGTTGCGTTCGTCCCCGAAGACCTCACAATCGTTCGTGGAGAGCCCTCAGGACGCCGCCGCTTTCTCGATGATGCCCTGGTTGCTCGCCATCCAGTGGCTGCAGGCGCCCTCGCTGACTACGAACGAGTCGTTCGGCAACGCACGTCGTTGCTGAAATCGGTCCGCGGAAGCGGCGCGCGGGGGGGTGCTCCGTCGACTCTCGATATCTGGGACGACCAACTGATCGAGTTCGGGACGCAGATCATGCTCGCTCGACGAGAGCTCGTGCGAGACTTGGCGGGTCCGCTGTGCACTGGGTACGCGGCCCTCGTCGACCAGGATCACGCACCCAGTGTGTCACTGAACGAATCCGTCAGCGGCGCACTCGACGGCAATGTTTCACGTGAAACGACTGATCCGAGGGCTCTCGCTGACGTTTCACGTGAAACTCTTGCGGCGGAGTTTCGGGACGCGCTGGAGCGGGTGCGTGGCCGCGAGCTCGATCGTGGTGTCACTCTCGTGGGTCCGCATCGGGATGATCTCGTACTGTCACTCAATGGGCTCCCGGTCAAGGGATACGCGAGCCACGGGGAGTCGTGGTCGTTCGCACTCTCCTTGAAAATGGCGCTCGCGCTGATTCTTCGGGAAGAGTCTCCCGCCGGCGATCCGGTCATCATTCTCGATGACGTCTTCGCCGAACTCGACGCCCGTCGGCGACGCAGTCTCATGACAGCAGTGCAGGGGTTCGAGCAGGTCATCGTCACGGCCGCGGTAGAGGGCGATGTTCCCGATGACGTGCCGTGGCATCGGGTTCGCATCGAGGCGGGGGCCATTGTGGAGGAGCCCGAGTGA
- a CDS encoding DUF721 domain-containing protein: protein MNELSHSEFTSSAYLRAKSVWRGKPVRRRRVGSTVSEGEGSPFGYGRDPRGLGEILTTITTDMGWSSELDQARLITEWPEFAGELTAEHTTVVGISHGVLQVQCDSTTWATELRRLRAEMLTRLLREYPDAEIRDLRFLAPGAPSWRHGPRSVPGRGPRDTYA, encoded by the coding sequence ATGAACGAGTTGTCACATTCCGAGTTCACCAGTTCGGCTTACTTGCGAGCAAAGTCGGTGTGGCGGGGCAAGCCCGTGCGGCGACGCCGTGTGGGGTCAACGGTGAGCGAGGGGGAGGGCTCGCCCTTCGGCTACGGCCGTGATCCACGCGGTCTCGGGGAAATCCTGACCACCATCACCACAGACATGGGGTGGAGTAGCGAGCTGGATCAAGCCCGACTGATCACTGAGTGGCCGGAGTTCGCTGGAGAGCTCACCGCGGAGCACACCACTGTAGTGGGTATCAGTCACGGTGTGCTGCAGGTGCAATGCGATTCGACGACGTGGGCGACGGAGCTGCGTCGTCTGCGCGCTGAGATGCTCACTCGACTATTGCGGGAGTACCCGGATGCCGAGATTCGGGATCTCCGGTTCCTCGCCCCCGGGGCACCCAGTTGGCGCCACGGACCGCGCTCGGTGCCCGGACGAGGACCGCGCGACACCTACGCTTGA